Genomic segment of Candidatus Bathyarchaeota archaeon:
GTCCGATATGCTGCAATACATGCGAAACGATCCCGGCTATGATGGCGTATCCCCTTCACACGCTCATCAAATGGATAAACTCGAGCGCTTTGGGATTTAATAGGCCTCACGATTCACGGAAAGAATGTAAGACGCAAAGGTGTTTCCTATGAAGTGTTGTGTGATTTCTCCGTATCCTCCTGAGGAGTGCGGAATTGCACTCTATACTTCTAAGCTAGTAGCCGAGCTGATCAAACACATTAACATCGCTATCCTAGCAAATAATAAAAATGGGCTAAGTAACATGTCTACTGAAAGCGGTGTAAAAATTGTAAGATGCTGGCGCAGAAACAACCCGCTCTACCCTTTCCAGATAATGAAAGGCGTCTTGCACGAAAAACCTGACGTGATCCATGTTCAGCACGAATACCTAGCCTACGGCGTTCGTAAATACGCCGTGTTATTCCCAGCATTGCTATGTCTTCTACGATTAGCCGGAAAACCCATAATCGTGACTATGCATAGCGTATTACCAAAGAAAGAACTCACACGACGCTTTTTCGCGCTACACGGTGTGGGGTATAGGCTCGCCTTCGTCAAGAGAGCCTTTGCAATTTTAGTCACAAAATTGATTGGATGGCTTTCACATGCAACAATAGTCCACAACTGTTTCATGAAGGCCACTCTAATATCAGACTATTATTTTAAAAAGGAAAAGATTAACGTAATTCATCACGGTGTTGACGTACCTAATCCTCAGATTGAGGAAGACAAGGCCAAAATATCGCTAGGGTTAGCTGGTAAAAAAGTTGTATTATTCTTTGGCTTTATCATACCCGGGAAAGGTTTGGAATGTTTGATTAAAACTTTCTCGATGTTTTTAGAAGAAGCCCCTAACGCAACGCTGATGATCGCCGGAGAATACCATCCACGCCTCTCTAAAGAGAACCCCTCATACATGGGTACAATTGAAAGACTAATAAATGAGAAGAAGTTAGAGAAAAAAGTAGTTTTCAAGAACAGTTTTGTCCCTAACGAAGAACTCCATGCGTATATAGCGGCAGCAGATGTGATAGTTCTACCATACGTTGATGAAAGCATAGCTGGAGTGAGCGGCGCGCTGGCTACTTGTGCGCTTTTCAATAAGCCTGTTATTGCAACAGACATCCCGAGATTTGCTGGCGAAATAAAGAACGGAGTGAACGGCATCCTAGTTAAACCTAAGGACGAAGAGCAGCTTAGAAACGCGATGACGGCGCTAATGAGGGATGAAGATTTAAGAAAGAAACTCGGTAAAAATCTGCGCACATCGTTTCTAAAAAGGACATGGGATAAGATTGCATTGACGACTCTACAAATTTATGGACTCGACACTTAGGAGAATGCGTGTCCAGGGAATAGTATTTTGCCATCCGAAAAGAAGGGTTATATGAAAAATCATTCTTATGATTTACGCGCCACTTGAAACCGAGGGTTAAGTATGAGCAGATGGTGGGAGAAGTGAGAAGGATCTTGTTGCTTGCAGTCGTTCTTTTCGTGTTGATACTGTCGTTCTTCTCTTATCAGCATTTTTTCGTTAAGCCGCCAAGTCCCTATCCACCCGGCATGAGTGACGTAGACAAGGCAGCTATGAAAGCCGATGGCATTCAAGCCAACGAACTGAGAGAGGTGACGGACGCCCTAAAGAGGAATGACAGCGGAAAGGTGATCTACGGCGACCGCTTCATGCGTTGGACCGTTCTGGCTTACACGTTGTGGAGGGTAGATCAGGGCGACTTGACGATCATAAAGGCCATGGAAGACCTGATGATCTCTTATTATAACCATGCGTGGTACCCCTTTGTGAAGAATAGGCCACCGATGCCGTTCGAAGGTCTCATCCAATATTTTCGTGGCGATGGCACTTGG
This window contains:
- a CDS encoding glycosyltransferase — encoded protein: MKCCVISPYPPEECGIALYTSKLVAELIKHINIAILANNKNGLSNMSTESGVKIVRCWRRNNPLYPFQIMKGVLHEKPDVIHVQHEYLAYGVRKYAVLFPALLCLLRLAGKPIIVTMHSVLPKKELTRRFFALHGVGYRLAFVKRAFAILVTKLIGWLSHATIVHNCFMKATLISDYYFKKEKINVIHHGVDVPNPQIEEDKAKISLGLAGKKVVLFFGFIIPGKGLECLIKTFSMFLEEAPNATLMIAGEYHPRLSKENPSYMGTIERLINEKKLEKKVVFKNSFVPNEELHAYIAAADVIVLPYVDESIAGVSGALATCALFNKPVIATDIPRFAGEIKNGVNGILVKPKDEEQLRNAMTALMRDEDLRKKLGKNLRTSFLKRTWDKIALTTLQIYGLDT